The window cagtgagttgactgcaagttaaatctagttTTGTGATccatttgcaaactttttgagttcagtgaccaaattgcaagttggccatgagttcagtgatctttttgcctattaaccccccaatgtatactactcaaggggacggagggagtaatttttttgtgatttgatGTTTCAGTGATTTGGTTTATGGGTTTCGGATTTTTCGAACGTTTTGTGTGAAATTTAATCCCCTTTGGAAATTTGATATTTTGTGGGTTTTAGGTTTTATGGCATTGACAGTGAGTGTTATGTAGGCATGTAGGCAGGATAGTTGTGTCTTTGTGCGTGTTTTTTGATCTTCGAATGGGTAGTTTGACATTGTGGTTTCTAATAGGAACTGGGATGGGGATGTATAGCTTGTAAAAGTATAATGGATAGGAATGTAtctgatatatcatatatcttgTCTTTATTTATGAGAGTAGAGAGTAGAGAGGCTGTTTGCATAAAGGACCGCAGCATATTGCAACCCTGATCTCCTGTGGAAGAGAGATGGACGTTACTGGTAGACTATCCCTTAATCGTTTACTGCTCATATATGTTAATTTGGATAAGCAATTGGGAAAAATATATTGAACATTGTATAAATGGAGTCTAGATAGTTGTGTGGTGTGCCCCTTTTTCTCAAAGGACTAGTTTGACGATGATAAACCTAAAAATCAGGAAGTTGGCTTTGTAAAGTTGTTGGTGTTTATGAattaggctgtgttcactttatggaatggaatgaggggagaatggaatgaaaaattatatagaagttttaaggagaaagaagaaagtatgagataatggtgacaaaatatgaatgtagttaatatttttgtgagaaagattgtgaagaaacatgatgttaaaattccttccaaaacatgtgggttagagttatagttaaaatagtaaggttggaatgatgtaaggaatgaaaattatatatatgttttttgatcaacaccattttagagtacaaagttcattccattctccctccattccattcactccaagtgaacacaaccttaatGTCTCGGTGAAGGAATTTTGTCTAGAAATTGATTTTAACTTTTCATGCAAGTTGTTAAGTTTTCAGCAAAAGCCTGAATTAATAGCATTGGGTTACCATGCTGCTGAAAATTGTATGTTTCACTATTATATTggtcattctttttttttttttgtatacatATATGTTTTAACCAAAATTGAATAACTAGAGTTATACTACTGAAATATCATAGGCTATTGTTCTAGAGAGGACCCTCTTAAATAACTAGATTTATGATGTTATGCTGCAGGACTCTGTATAAGAGGGTCCTCTCTAGAGTGCCAGCCGTATAATATACTAATTACTAACATATGCATCTATGTATATAAGTGCGAAGAAAAATAGAAGAATCACCTAATACAATAACCATGAATCAATTCTTTGGCAGGAGATggttcttttcttctttttcctcTATAGACTAGGTTTTATTTCTGACATTATGTTTACAACACGGCATACATTATTGACAATTCTAAAATGGCTGCACTGGGTCAAAATTATATTGGACTGGGTTAAACTGGAATTACAGGGAATTAGGCGGACTGAGGCGACCCTAGTCGTCGTCTCCCCACGAAAAACAGGGCAGCTTGGACGCCCATACATTTTTTGTCACCTTGACAACTTTGATTTTCTATTTAAAGTGGGTCTTTGAGTTGGCAAATTGGTTTTTGAGTTCTTAGTAATGCCCAATTACAAAGAGTtagaagataataatttttagttgGAAGAGCTCTATTTAGGATATTCTGTCACCACTGGTATTACGTTTAAGGCATCTATTGAAACCAACCTTGATGGGATGTGATGAACTGATGAACAGAAATCAtatgttatgtttggattttcAAATTGCAATATTCTCTTACAGATTGTATCTTCATATATGGTCAtgcattttgttttttattataaagaTTATGGAATGGTGTGACCtagattttttttactttttgctTGTGAATTTGTTTTGTAATGGATTTTCACAATCTTTTTGTCCATGTGAAATGTGTATAGATCATGAAGGAAGATGATAGCAGTTGGCCAGAACCTGACCGCGTTGGTAGGCAAGAACTTGAAATTGTTATGGGTAACGAGCATATCTCCTTTACTACATCAAAAATTGGGTCGCTCATGGATGTTCAGACCAGTAAGGATCCTGAAGGGCTTCGTATTTTCTACTATCTTGTTCAGGTCTGTTTTACAGCTAATCTTCACTCGTTATGTTGTTAATTTTTGGTTTGTAGTAGCACGCTAACAATACGTCAATATTACTATTTGCAATTTGTCTACGCCTTCTTATGTACGATCTCTTTTTTTTCCCCCTTGACTTGATATCTTTGGAAACTGTAACTGTGTAACAAGTTCTAATTTGCATAGAATACGATATAAAACGATAGTAATAATCAAATAAAGGAACATGACATATGCCAGGTTTGAATTATACATAATGAATAGTTTAATAtgatttagagcatctccaatggaactcttaaatcactctttaaaaataattctataTGTGGCTCGTAGTGAGTTAAGACATTGAAAAAGATGacttttattcatataaatgagagggaaaagtaaaaagagaaaaattttggagttaaagttggagggaaactaatattatattcgTAAATAAAagttaagagctactagatgctctttataATAGAGGAGAGATGATGAGCTCTTAGATTTTTAAAGAGCTTCTAGGAGCCCGTTAGAGTTCTCATTTTTGTCTTGgctttttaaatttgaagttaagagcttgtttagagagcccctcccccttggagatgctcttattatTTGATTCTACTGTATCATATAGAATTGCTGGTGCTTATTCTTGTTTATGGTCGATATTGCTGCAGGATCTGAAGTGCTTTGTATTctcactcatttctttacacttcaAAATCAAACCTATATAAAGATCAAAGCACCTGCTACTTATGACAGTTATATTAGAGAGCCTGTTAAGCAAGGACTAGCAGTCTGCTTTCCCCTTTTTAAGTTTTCTAATTGTATTTTCTCATCAGCTATGTTAATGGTCATTTGTATCTTTGGACTAGAGATTACAGATTGTACAATTGATCGGGTTTGAATTTGAGTCTCTATTTTCTTTATGTATTATTGTTGACATGACAATATGACAAACTATCTACTGATCTACCAACACTTATTGAGATTTTAGTACATATAAGTTTCTTGTTGGTGATGCTGTCTTAATCCTGTTGTGTTTTACTTGGCAAATGCACTTtctttgatagtttttgacttttggatattatttttttatccagagtaaaagttgattgaTGAATTTTCGATAAATGTTAGCTACCATGTACTGCAGTAAATAATGGATGGCTAGGAAAATAATGGTGGTTCTAGAAAGTTGACAGGTCCCTCATTTATATAGGCAGGACTcgtattatttttatctatttgTTTTGATATGTAACAAATCATTCTTTCCAGCTGTTTACGCACTTCCTACGAATCTTATGAATTACTTGAAACTAGAAAATTGTGTTTTTAAACATTCATAATGGTCATGGTCATGGATGTTATGTCATGCTTTGAAACTTATATGTGTCTTCGCACGGGTGTGTAGtttttctagaaaaaaattTTATATGGTATTTTGTGTGATCTATAAGACTAGCATCGATTCTGAGACGGTGGTGGATCCTGCAAGATTTCACCTCACACAATAAAAATTTGTTCATATTTCGAAAGTATTTGTTGCTCCAATATCAGTTGATATAACTGATAGTTCTTAACATTGGGCTACAAATGGTGCTTATGTGAACGTCAATTGCGGTGCTACTATGTTTCAGAGCTGATGTAGATTGGATTGCTCGAGATGTTATTGTAATACtccttgaaatttgaaaattctacGTGTTAAGCAATTTGCAAATAAAGCAGCTATTTGTTAAGTTCGTTGTTCACAATCAGGTTGTGGTTGACAGTTCGGGAGTTTGTCCTTAGTAGGTTCAGATGCTTGTTTTGTTAAACGTTTTGtgtttataaaatcatttgtttatCAAAACAAAAGTTTGGAGAGCAAATATTGTATATTCtctttgttaggtccaaagtatcgtagaaggggggttgaatacgatactcactacaatttaaaattctttcgaatcttgcggataaac of the Daucus carota subsp. sativus chromosome 4, DH1 v3.0, whole genome shotgun sequence genome contains:
- the LOC108217729 gene encoding protein mago nashi homolog, with translation MAGVVEEEEEFYLRYYVGHKGKFGHEFLEFEFRPDGKLRYANNSNYKNDTMIRKEVFLTPSVLRECRRIISQSEIMKEDDSSWPEPDRVGRQELEIVMGNEHISFTTSKIGSLMDVQTSKDPEGLRIFYYLVQDLKCFVFSLISLHFKIKPI